One window of Nymphaea colorata isolate Beijing-Zhang1983 chromosome 1, ASM883128v2, whole genome shotgun sequence genomic DNA carries:
- the LOC116258054 gene encoding probable E3 ubiquitin-protein ligase ZFP1, with amino-acid sequence MDTSQKDMFSPQALDTEIGPSHRYIQSEPCMILGTNFPNQNSNNTSLLPSGDPSGLDLDYVRHANNSFYSNHYSHHPQTIPCSELSRTPTSFLQNINNRPYVIHTTAHSVFPSPLNPSSHLASSSSSGAFGAGMHHYPRSTDLVDTGRGSCKRKSEEAPLGSCYPVGAPSSSSSSGANTNFCQHQSEDPSGTIRGVCNLASINQSEHMQNSNAAVSGGSQRSVRSRSGSIRACTDQVIEFHSQFLQGNHMDQSPPSGSDGAVAQLSSNGDGGNSSWSRLPVPPGLHRRMFASSGVSASGGHADIGNVVTQGYQGPLFGRIPTIVWHTSPMHHLPPHAMQPIIGDNGYRFYAPVLTPPAPPNRESTNPHLHQNMQNTARGGVQIAPARYMQVLQPSGERIPRTQRRTSYEQTPRFPRNNNHMRFAMLSSQNLAMLDFSGFYDSGELVDQYRDMRLDIDNMSYEELLALEERIGNVKTGLSEESISKCMKIRKHVSCECSSRCNGCRSMTSESGRCIICQEEYKAEDEIGSLQCGHDYHAACIKQWLLIKNLCPICKVNALTADEK; translated from the exons ATGGACACGTCACAAAAAGACATGTTCAGTCCCCAAGCTTTGGATACAGAGATCGGGCCAAGCCATAGATATATACAATCTGAACCTTGCATGATATTGGGAACGAACTTTCCAAACCAGAATAGCAACAATACAAGTTTACTACCTTCTGGAGATCCTTCTGGTCTAGATTTGGACTATGTGCGCCATGCAAATAACAGTTTCTACTCAAACCATTATAGCCATCATCCACAGACTATTCCTTGCTCAGAATTGAGTAGAACCCCTACCAGCTTTTTACAGAACATCAATAATAGACCTTATGTGATCCACACAACAGCTCATTCTGTTTTCCCCAGTCCACTTAACCCCTCCAGTCATTTGGCTTCCTCTAGCAGTAGTGGTGCATTCGGAGCTGGGATGCATCACTATCCCAGGTCTACTGATCTCGTAGACACCGGAAGAGGGTCATGCAAGCGGAAAAGTGAAGAAGCACCACTAGGAAGCTGCTATCCGGTTGGTGCACCCTCGAGCTCAAGTTCTTCAGGTGCTAACACAAATTTTTGTCAGCATCAATCAGAAGATCCATCCGGAACCATAAGAGGAGTTTGTAATCTTGCATCTATCAATCAATCAGAACATATGCAGAACAGTAATGCTGCAGTCTCAGGGGGTTCACAAAGAAGTGTGAGAAGCAGGTCTGGCAGCATAAGAGCATGCACGGACCAAGTGATAGAATTTCATAGTCAGTTCCTTCAAGGGAATCATATGGATCAATCCCCCCCATCTGGCAGTGATGGAGCAGTGGCACAGCTGAGTAGCAATGGTGATGGGGGCAACTCAAGTTGGAGCCGCTTGCCTGTTCCTCCTGGCTTGCATAGGAGAATGTTTGCTTCTTCAG GTGTCAGTGCTAGTGGAGGTCATGCTGATATTGGAAATGTGGTAACACAAGGGTACCAGGGTCCATTATTTGGTAGAATCCCCACAATTGTCTGGCATACATCACCCATGCATCATCTGCCTCCTCATGCCATGCAGCCAATTATAGGAGATAACGGCTACAGGTTCTATGCCCCAGTTCTCACCCCACCGGCACCACCTAACAGGGAGTCCACCAATCCTCATCTTCATCAGAACATGCAGAATACTGCCCGTGGTGGCGTGCAGATTGCCCCTGCTAGGTACATGCAGGTCTTGCAACCAAGTGGAGAAAGAATACCTAGAACTCAGAGAAGAACTTCTTATGAGCAAACACCAAGATTCCCTCGTAATAACAATCATATGCGCTTTGCAATGCTGTCATCacag AACTTGGCAATGCTAGACTTTTCAGGATTTTATGATTCTGGGGAACTTGTTGATCAGTACAGGGATATGAGGTTGGATATTGACAACATGTCATATGAG GAGTTGCTAGCTTTGGAAGAAAGGATAGGGAATGTGAAGACGGGGTTGTCTGAGGAGTCCATCTCAAAATGTATGAAGATCAGGAAACATGTTTCATGCGAATGTTCTTCTAGATGCAATGGATGCAGAAGCATGACCAGCGAGAGTGGGAGGTGTATTATTTGTCAG GAGGAATACAAAGCGGAAGATGAAATTGGTTCGTTGCAGTGTGGGCATGACTACCACGCAGCCTGCATCAAGCAGTGGCTGCTAATCAAGAACTTGTGCCCAATCTGCAAAGTGAATGCACTAACAGCAGacgaaaaataa